One segment of Triticum aestivum cultivar Chinese Spring chromosome 2A, IWGSC CS RefSeq v2.1, whole genome shotgun sequence DNA contains the following:
- the LOC123189946 gene encoding sphingoid long-chain bases kinase 1: MDATDLENPTSRNSSQKSSRRSSSRRSQKSAGQQSSPTVFPEKRGKSRSLRQKHVAVDNKDAKKGKNHERRTDTVDERSNFVGFEVYSGKLFYDRKNKSIGADGHLSSNKKADTTDARLTSKALIWGSTVLSLEDVISVSYNSGLQHFTLHAYPAKNSLFGKAHRARKDFRFMASTLDEAILWVTCFAEQNIYINVLPHPATSSIKQDTDAPLGGVLFDYPPIKCRTPQRILVILNPRSGHGRSIKVFHEKAEPIFKLAGFHMEVVKTTHAGHAKSLASTFDFGAFPDGIVCVGGDGIVNEVFNGLLTRSDRTEAVSIPVGIIPAGSDNSLIWTVLGVKDPISASLLIVKGGFTTLDILAVEWLQSGLIHFGTTVSYYGFVSDVLELSEKYQKRFGPLRYFVAGVLKFLCLPSYFYELEYLPLSKDMSGHGKGTGQDKVELSDVYTDVMRSRSKREGFPRASSFSSIDSIMTPSRMSLGDFDTSGGTAASSEPSEYVRGLDPKAKRQSMGRSNIVSEPEEVLRPQQHHASYWPRTRSKTRTDRNSVGVTASNDTRLSWAAPSMHDKEDISSTISDPGPIWDNEPKWDTGPRWDTEPTWEPDHPIELPEPPEDIEIGTSMELVPNLDEKWVVRKGHFLGVLVCNHSCKTVQSSQIVAPNASHDDNSLDLLLVGGRGRWKLLRFFILLQFGRHLSLPYVEYVKVKSVKVKPGANTHNGCGIDGELCRVKGQVVCSMLPEQCRLIGRQCKQPI; this comes from the exons ATGGACGCAACTGATCTAGAGAATCCAACATCCAGAAACTCATCTCAGAAATCCAGCCGCCGTTCCAGTAGCCGGCGTTCTCAAAAGTCAGCTGGGCAACAATCTTCCCCCACTGTATTTCCAGAGAAAAGAGGCAAATCTAGATCTTTGAGGCAAAAGCATGTGGCTGTTGACAATAAAGATGCCAAAAAGGGTAAAAACCATGAGCGTAGAACTGATACGGTGGATGAGAGGTCCAATTTTGTAGGTTTCGAAGTCTATTCTGGCAAACTGTTTTATGACAGGAAAAATAAAAGTATAGGGGCGGATGGTCATCTGTCATCAAACAAGAAAGCTGATACAACTGATGCAAGACTCACAAGTAAAGCCCTTATATGGGGTTCTACTGTACTCAGCCTTGAGGATGTCATCTCT GTATCTTATAATTCTGGCCTCCAACATTTTACTTTACATGCATATCCTGCTAAGAACTCTCTATTTGGAAAGGCACATAGAGCTCGGAAGGACTTCCGGTTTATGGCCTCTACACTAGACGAGGCCATTTTGTGGGTAACATGCTTTGCAGAACAGAACATATACATTAATGTACTGCCTCATCCTGCAACATCCAGTATTAAGCAAGACACAGATGCCCCCCTTGGTGGGGTTCTATTTGATTACCCGCCAATCAAATGCAGAACTCCGCAGAGAATACTTGTTATATTGAACCCTCGTTCTGGACATGGTCGATCAATTAAAGTTTTCCATGAAAAAGCAGAACCTATATTTAAG CTTGCAGGTTTTCACATGGAAGTAGTTAAAACTACTCACGCTGGTCATGCGAAGTCTCTCGCGTCTACTTTTGATTTTGGCGCATTCCCTGATG GGATTGTCTGTGTTGGCGGTGATGGAATAGTAAATGAG GTGTTCAACGGTCTTCTCACCAGAAGCGATAGAACAGAAGCTGTGTCAATTCCAGTTGGAATAATCCCAGCAGGATCGGACAACTCACTTATTTGGACTGTTCTGGGAGTTAAGGATCCTATTTCTGCTTCATTGTTGATTGTTAAG GGTGGCTTTACAACCCTAGACATATTGGCTGTTGAGTGGCTCCAATCCGGGCTAATACATTTCGGCACAACTGTTTCATACTATGGTTTTGTTAGTGATG TCCTGGAACTTTCCGAGAAATACCAGAAGAGATTTGGCCCTCTTCGATATTTTGTGGCTGGAGTACTCAAATTTTTGTGTCTACCAAGTTACTTCTATGAGTTAGAATATCTTCCTTTGTCCAAGGACATGTCCGGGCATGGAAAAGGTACAGGACAAGACAAAGTTGAATTGTCTGATGTCTATACAGATGTAATGCGCAGTCGATCAAAAAGAGAAGGATTTCCACGAGCTTCCAGTTTTTCAAGTATTGACTCTATCATGACTCCAAGTAGGATGTCTCTTGGGGACTTTGACACATCAGGTGGTACAGCGGCAAGCAGTGAACCGTCAGAGTATGTTCGTGGTCTTGATCCAAAAGCAAAACGGCAATCTATGGGCAGAAGCAACATTGTTTCGGAACCAGAAGAAGTCCTACGCCCTCAACAGCATCATGCATCATACTGGCCAAGAACGAGGTCCAAAACAAGGACCGATAGAAATTCAGTTGGTGTCACAGCTTCTAATGATACACGGTTATCTTGGGCAGCCCCTTCAATGCATGATAAGGAGGACATTTCCTCGACAATATCAGATCCAGGACCTATTTGGGACAATGAACCAAAGTGGGACACTGGGCCAAGATGGGACACAGAGCCAACTTGGGAGCCTGACCACCCTATCGAACTTCCTGAACCACCAGAAGATATAGAAATCGGAACATCTATGGAACTTGTGCCGAATTTGGATGAGAAATGGGTTGTCAGGAAGGGGCACTTTCTTGGTGTCCTAGTATGTAACCACTCATGCAAAACAGTTCAAAGTTCCCAGATTGTCGCGCCAAATGCGAGCCATGATGACAACAGTCTGGACTTACTTTTAGTTGGCGGAAGGGGGAGATGGAAGCTGttgagatttttcatactactgCAATTTGGTCGCCACCTTTCTTTACCATATGTGGAATATGTGAAG GTGAAATCAGTCAAGGTTAAACCTGGTGCAAACACCCACAATGGCTGTGGGATAGACGGGGAGCTCTGCCGCGTCAAGGGGCAGGTAGTCTGCTCCATGCTACCGGAGCAGTGCAGGCTTATTGGCCGGCAATGTAAACAGCCTATTTAA
- the LOC123185787 gene encoding homeobox-leucine zipper protein HOX22, whose protein sequence is MDYHHHHQQQQQFLMPPPASLPAQQQLCAPMMGMGMEMGMEMEMEMEMEMEEQLCFVGRGGGGRGAERKRRFTEEQTRSLESMFHAHHAKLEPREKAELARELGLQPRQVAIWFQNKRARWRSKQLEHDFAALRADYDALHSRVESLKHEKLALAAQLQELSERLRERDGGGGGAATATASSSSCNGGGRELDDDKRNVVDVEPPESCVLGGTACGTPADVSASVESECDDHLHYDGAVFPESFCATPELWEPWPWPPVEWNAVA, encoded by the exons ATGGATTACCACCACcatcaccagcagcagcagcagttcctGATGCCTCCGCCGGCGTCGCTGCCGGCGCAGCAGCAGCTGTGCGCGCCGATGATGGGCATGGGCATGGAGATgggcatggagatggagatggagatggagatggagatggaggagCAGCTGTGCTTCGTGGGGAGGGGCGGCGGGGGTCGGGGGGCGGAGAGGAAGCGGCGGTTCACGGAGGAGCAGACACGGTCGCTGGAGTCCATGTTCCACGCGCACCACGCCAAGCTGGAGCCCCGGGAGAAGGCGGAGCTGGCGCGCGAGCTGGGCCTGCAGCCGCGCCAGGTGGCCATCTGGTTCCAGAACAAGCGCGCGCGGTGGCGCTCCAAGCAGCTGGAGCACGacttcgccgccctccgcgccgacTACGACGCCCTCCACTCCCGCGTCGAGTCCCTCAAGCACGAGAAGCTCGCCCTCGCCGCACAG TTGCAGGAGCTGAGCGAGAGGCTGAGggagagggacggcggcggcggtggcgcggcgacCGCCACCGCCAGCAGCAGCAGCTGCAACGGAGGCGGCCGGGAGCTGGACGACGACAAGAGGAACGTCGTCGACGTCGAGCCCCCCGAGAGCTGCGTGCTCGGCGGGACGGCGTGCGGCACGCCGGCGGACGTCTCGGCGTCGGTGGAGTCCGAGTGCGACGACCACCTCCACTACGACGGGGCGGTCTTCCCGGAGTCCTTCTGCGCCACGCCGGAGCTGTGGGAGCCGTGGCCGTGGCCGCCCGTCGAGTGGAACGCGGTGGCTTGA